In Nocardia sp. NBC_00403, the DNA window ACCGCTCGCGCCGAAGGCGTCCGCCGAGCGGATCAGGGTGCCGAGGTTGCCCGGCGAGTTGGGGCGGTCGAAGACCACGACCACCGGCGGTGCGGTCGCACCGGGCTCACCGGGTTCGAATGTGTCCAGCTCGGGCTGCCGCGATACCGCGACGGCCACCAATTCCGGTATGCCGGTTGCCTTTTCGCCGAGTTCGGCCATCAGCTCCGGCACCAGGCCGACCTGCGGCACGCCGCTGGTGTCGAGGAGTTCACGTGCCCAGCTCGACAGCTCGGGCGCGCCGAGCCGGTAGAGCATCGTCTCGAGTGGCCAGTCGTTGGCGATCGCCTGGGTGATCGGGCGCACGCCCTGAACGAGAAAACGGCTGTCACGGTGGCGTTTGGTGCGATTGTTCAGGTATGCCTGCCAGACCTGGACCGAGGCATTGCGGGTACTCACACGTCTTGTCACTGCGGAGTCCGTTCTGTGTTGTCGAGACGTTGCGCGGGCAGCAGAGACAGCGCGGTGGCGACCAGCTCGGGGTCGGCGCCGTCCACCCAGTGCACCCGGGGATCCCGCCGAAACCACGAGCGCTGGCGCCGGACGTAACGCCGGGTGCCGATCAGGGTGCGTTCCTGCGCGTGGTTCAGGTCGTATTCGTTGTCCAGATAGGACAGGACTTGTGCGTAGCCGATCGCCCGGCGCGCTGTGACGCCGTCGCGCAGGCCGACATCTATGAGACCGCGTACCTCCTCGACCAGTCCGGATTCGAACATCAGCGCGGTGCGCCGCTCGATGCGCGAATCCAGTTCGGCGGTATCCCGATCGACGCCGATGATCACAGTGCCCCAGCGCGGTTCGCCGATGGCGGGCGCCGAGGCCGCGAACGGGCGGCCGGTGAGTTCGACGACCTCGAGTGCGCGCACCATCCGCCTGCCGTCGGTGGGCAGGATGGTCGCCGCGGCGGCGGGATCGGCCGCCCGCAACGCCTCGTGCACCGCGACGAGGCCCTGTTCGGCGAGCAGGATCTCCCAGCGCGCCCTGACCTGGGGATCGGTGGCGGGAAACTCCCAATCATCCAGCAGCGCTTGGACATACATCATCGAACCGCCGACGATGACCGGGGTGTGCCCGCGCGCGATGATCGCGGTGACGTCCGCGATCGCGGCGGCCTGGTAGGCGGCCACGGTGGCGGTCTCGGTCACGTCGAGTACGTCGAGCTGGTGGTGCGGGATGCCGCGACGCTCGCCGGGGGCAAGTTTGGCGGTGCCCACGTCCATGCCGCGGTAGAGCTGCATCGCATCGATGTTGACGATTTCGCCGCAGAGTCGCTCGGCGAGGTCGAGGCCGAGATCCGATTTGCCGGTAGCAGTGGGGCCGACGACGGCGATCGGGGTGATCGTCACGGCGCATCACCCTGCTCGCGCACCGGGCGCCACACACTCACCTGGTAGCCGACGCCGAAAGGCGCGTCCCGATAGAGCGTCTCGACCTCCGGATCGCTCGGATCGGCGGCGAACAGCCCGGCCAGCACCTGGTAGGCGGCCCGCCCTGCCATCGCCAGCTCGGCGCACAATGCCGGATCCAAGGCGAGCAGTCCGGCCCGATCGCCCGCCGCCAACGCGCGATCGAGATCGTCCTGGACGGCGGTGGCGCGGGTATCCAGATAGCCGGGTGCGGCCGTGGACAGTGTTGCCGCACCGTCGGCGATCACCAGCACGCCCAGTGGTTCGGGTGCATCGTCGAGCACTGTTCGTAGCTCTGCTCCGATTTCGGCACAGCGGGCCGTCGAGGTATCTGCGGCGACGATACGGGCCGCGGCCTCCGCGGCCGGCGCGACCTGTCCCCGCAACCATCCGGCGATCAACGCCGGCAGCGGAAGCTGTGCGTCCGGCACATCGTCAGCAGACCTTGTCGAGAGGGCTGGATTCGATAGCGCGACCCGAGTGTCGACCCCGAATCCACGGAATGTGCCGAGTGTGTCGGGCGCGAGCTGCGCGTCGGCGGCGCCTGCCCCGATCACCAGCCAGTGCTGTGCGACCGCCAAAGCGCCCGCGGCCTCCAGTGCCGCCGCACGCAGCAGGCCGGGCACACCGACGGGATCCGCCCCGGTCACATGCGCGACACCGCCACATAGCTCGGGCACGAGGATCGGCGGCGACGGGACCAGGGCCGCAATGGAGAACACGACGTAACCGTAGTCGTTCGCAATACCGGTGCCACGCACCGCGGGTACCGGTCCCCGGGCGACCCCGCGGCCGGTCGGGTTCGAGTGTCTCTGCCGCAAACTTGGCCGAGATTGATAGTGTTCGAGGTGCTACAACCCAGGTCATCACGGGTTGCATTCCCTTGGAATCATCCGCGTGAGGACGTCGATCGATAGTTTGCAGGGCTCGAACCGGGTTCAATGGGATGAGCTAGGGCGTAACCAGGCAGCCGTGACGCGCGGCAGGGACGAGGAGCAATGACGGACAGCAACGGAACCGCGAAGGCCACCCCCGGCACGACACCGCGCCCCTCGGACGTCCCGAAGCCCGGCGCCCCCAAACCGGGCGCCGCGCAGGCTCATCCCAAGCCGCACGCCATCAAGCCGGCTCCCGGCGAACATCCCCATCCTGTAGTTGTCCCGACCACCAGTGATCCCAGTGTCTGGGGCCGCGTCGACGAGGACGGCACCGCCTGGGTGAAGACCGCCGACGGCGAACGCATCGTCGGCTCCTGGCAGGCCGGTGACGCCGCCGAAGGCCTTGCACATTTCGGTCGCCGATTCGACGACCTGGCCACCGAGGTGGCATTGCTGGAGGCCCGGCTGGCCGCGGGCGCGGATGCTCGCAAGACCAAGGCGGCGGCGATCACCATCGCCGAGTCGATGTCCACCGCAGCGGTGATCGGCGATATCGATAGCCTGTCTCGCCGGCTCGCCGCGATCGCCGAGCACTCCGAAGAGGCGGCGGCACACGCCAAGGAGGAGAAGGAAAAGGCCAGGCACGAGCACACCGAACGCAAGGAAGTGCTGTGCGCCGAGGCCGAGAAGATCGCTACCGAGTCCACCCAGTGGAAGGCCGCGGGCGATCGGCTGCGCGAGATCCTCGACGAGTGGAAGTCCATTCGCGGCGTGGACCGCAAGGTCGACGACGCGTTGTGGAAGCGCTACTCCAAGGCCCGTGAGGCGTTCAACCGCCGCCGCGGCGCGCACTTCGCGGAGCTCGATCGGGAACGTTCGGCCGCGAAGACGCGTAAGGAAGAACTGTGCGTGCGCGCCGAGGAACTCTCGGGCTCTACCGACTGGGTCGGCACCGCGGGTGTGTTCCGTGACCTGCTCGCCGATTGGAAGGCCGCGGGCCGCGCGCCGCGCGAGGCCGACGAGGCGCTGTGGCGGCGATTCAAGAGCGCCCAGGATGTGTTTTTCGCCGCGCGCAATGCCGCCGTCAACGAACGTGACGCCGAGTTCGAACACAATGCCATCGCCAAGGAAGAGCTGCTGCACGCCTACGAGCACATCGATCCGGCCAACGGCCTCGATACCGCACGGAACGCGCTGCGCGAGCTCCAGGACAAGTGGGATGCACTCGGCAAGGTGCCGCGGGAGCGGATCCAGGAATTGGAAGGCAAGCTGCGCGCCATCGAGAAGCGGGTCCGTGACGCGGTCGACGCACAGTGGCGCCGCACCGATCCGGAGGCAATGGCCAGGGCCGCACAATTCCGTGAGCGGGTAGCGCAATTCGAGGAGCAGGCGGCGAAGGCGACCGCGGCGGGCAACAAGCGTGACGCCGAGAAGGCCTCGGAACAGGCCAAGCAGTGGCGTGAATGGGCCGATGCGGCAGAGGGCGCTGTCAGCAACCTCTGACACCGGGGAGGCGGCCGGTCGGACCGATTTCAGGAACGGTCATCCGGCAGGTCGGGTGGGTTACTCGCCCATCAAGCGGCGGCGGTCGCGCTCTTCCGCCGCGGCCGCGGCGATGCGGCGCTGTTCTTCCGCGGCCAATTGCAGTGCGGTGCGGCTCCATACAACGCGCACCCAGTGGAAGGTCAGCACGATGGCGGCGAGTGCGCCGAGGATCAGGCCGATGCCGGGGCCTGCGCCGTAGTAGTTGGCGCCACCGGGGCCACCGACGCCTGGGGTTTGGCGGTGCCAGATGGCGAAAACACCGAAGGCACCTGCGATGGCGGATCCGGCGACCGCGATCCAGGCCAGTGCCCAGCGGCGGGTCATCAGGGCGAGCAATGAGAAACCGATGCTGAAGATGACGACGAACCAGACGAAGATCCGGGACGGCAGGCCGATGTGCTCGAAGCTCGCGGCACTGGTGTCGAGCAAGACGTCGAAGCCGCGTGCGGTGCCCGCGTGCGGCAGCACCAGCGACACCAGCAGCACGAACACCGCGCCTGCGACCACCATGGCGCGGACGCCGGGATCGATCTCACCGGCGACACGGCGCTCGACGGCGTCGAGGTCGTCACGGAACTGCTCGAAGTCTTTGCTGCTCTCGACCGAATTCACTGAGCCCTCGTTTCGTTCGGCGTCATCATGGTCGGCACTGCCGGGGTCAACTGTGCCATCGGTGCGTCCGACACCGGAAGTCGACCCACTACGCGAGGTAGTATTTGCCGCCGAATCCGAGGCGCCAGGGTTCGATTCGCCTTCGGCCGGAAGCGGATTCGCACCGTCCGCGCTGCGGCCGGACGCGAGCTCCGCTCCCCCGGGTCCCCGCGTCGCGTCGCTGTCCTTATCCGGCGCGCCGCTCATGCCGCTACCTCGTCGATGCTCAGTTTCGGCACACCTCGTCCACCCTCCGAACACGATTTCCGCCCGCCTACCACCACGCCGAACCGCGGCGCACTCGCGATGGGCGCTGGAGCGACTGCCTTGCTGTGCACGCTCATGCGCCACAGCCGGTCGAGCAGCCCGCGGCGGCCGGTTCCGAGGCCGGGGCGCCGATGCGAGGCAGGCCGAGACCGACTCCGATCGGTTCGGTCTTGGGCGTGACGCCGCGCTCGTGCGCGTCGCCCGCGCGGGTGCGGCGATGGGTGCGCACGGGTCCGTCGGCAATCAGGTAGTGGGGAGCCGCGCCGGTGATGTCGACGGTGACGATGTCGCCGGGCCGAACCGTGCCTGCGCTGCCCGATTCCGTGACGGGCGGGCGGAAGTGCACCAGCCTGCCGTCGCGGGCTCGGCCGCTCATGCGTGCGGTGGCCGCGTTCTTCTTGCCCGCGCCCTCGGCGACCAGCAGCTCCACTTCGGTGCCGATCAGCTCGCGGTTCGCGTCCAGGCAGACTTCCTCCTGCAGCGCGATGAGCCGTTCGTAGCGCTCCTGGACCACCTCTTTGGGCAGTTGATCGGGCATATCGGCGGCGGGCGTACCGGGACGCTTGGAGTACTGGAAGGTGTAGGCGCTGGTGAAGCGGGCCTGGCGCACCACGTCCAGGGTCTCCTGGAAATCTTCCTCGGTTTCGCCCGGGAAGCCGACGATGATGTCGGTGGTGATCGCCGCGTGCGGCATTGCCGCACGGACCTTTTCGATGATGCCCAGGTAGCGCGCCTTGCGGTAGGAGCGGCGCATCGCCTTGAGCACCCGGTCCGAGCCGGATTGCAGCGGCATGTGCAGCTGTGGGCAAATATTGGGCGTCTCCGCCATCGCCTCGATCACGTCGTCGGTGAACTCGGCCGGGTGCGGGGAGGTGAAACGCACGCGCTCGAGTCCTTCGATCCGTCCGGCCGCGCGCAGCAGCTTGGCGAATGCGCCGCGATCACGTTGTTCCTCGGGATCGGCGAAGGAAGCTCCGTAGGCGTTCACGTTCTGCCCGAGCAGCGTCACCTCGAGCACGCCCTGGTCGACCAGTGCCTGCACCTCGGCCAGTACGTCACCTGGGCGACGGTCGACCTCTTTGCCGCGCAGCGACGGCACGATACAGAAGGTGCAGGTGTTGTTGCAGCCCACCGAGATCGACACCCAGCCCGCATACGCGGACTCCCGTTTGGCGGGCAGCGTCGAGGGGAACGCCTCGAGCGATTCCAGGATTTCCACCTGCGCCTCGTGGTTGTGCCTGGCCCGCTCCAGCAGCACCGGCAGCGAGCCGATGTTGTGGGTGCCGAACACGACGTCGACCCAGGGCGCCTTGCGCACCACGGTGTCGCGATCCTTCTGCGCGAGGCAGCCGCCTACCGCGATCTGCATACCGGGCCGTTCGGCTTTGATCGGAGCGAGGTGGCCGAGGGTGCCGTAGAGCTTGTTGTCGGCGTTCTCGCGAACCGCACAGGTATTGAAAACCACCAGGTCGGCCGTCGCCCCCGGCGCGGCCTGCACGTATCCCGCGTCCTCCAGCAGGCCGGACAAACGCTCGGAATCGTGCACGTTCATCTGGCAGCCGAAGGTGCGCACCTCGTAACTGCGAACTGCTCCCTCTACCTGGCCCATCGAATTCACCTCTCCAGGGTAAGGCCGCCGGCATCCGCGCCGTTCAGCGCCTCGGTATGCGGTGGCCTCGCCTTCGCTCGGGCCAAGCGCGACTAACGGCGGACTCCGTCCAACTACGCCGGATCAAGCGGTGGCCTCGCCTTCGCTCGAGCCAAGCGCGACTAACGGCGGACTCCGTCCAACTACGCCGGATCAAGCGGTGGCCTCGCCTTCGCTCGAGCCAAGCGCGACTAACGGCGGACTCCGTCCAACTACGCCCGATCAAGCGGTGCGCGGCAGTCTCGCCTTCGCCCGCGCCGAGCGGGGGTTCTCGGTGTGCCCGTTCGGGCTACGCGTGATGGGTGTCGGTCTCGGCGGTGCCGTTGGCTGTGGTGCGGAAGCGCGCGCGGTATGCCGAGGGGGTGATGCCGAGGCGACGACCGAATGCGCGCCGCAGCGATTCGTCGCTGCCGAAGCCGGTGCGCAGAGCCGTATCGGTAACGGTTGCCCCCTCGGCGAGCAGGGCTTGTGCCGCCTCGACGCGTACGGACTCGACGTATGCGGCGGGGGTTGTGCCGAGTTGGTCATGGAACAGGCGGGTCAGGTGGCGGATGCTCAGGCCCGCGCGAGCGGCAAGGGCTGGTGCGGAATGGTCGGCCGCGGCGTCGACGGCGATGGCGTCGACGACCGCGCGCAGCGGATCGTGGCGGACCGCCGGAGTGCGCAGCACGGCAGAGAATTGCGACTGTCCGCCGGGGCGCTGCATGAAGACCACCAGGTCACGAGCGACCTCGCGGGCCAGGGCGGCGCCGGTGTCCTCCTCCACCATCGCCAGGGCGAGGTCGATGCCCGCGGTCACGCCTGCGGAGGTGAGCACATGTCCGTCACGGACGTGGATGGCATCCGGCTCGACGCGGACGGCGCGATAGCGATGCGCCAGCGTGGCGGCGTGTCGCCAATGGGTGGTCGCGCGGCGGCCGTCCAGCATGCCCGCTTCGGCCAGGGCGAACGCGCCGGTGCACACCGAGGCCACCCGGCGCACTCGTGGAGCGAGCGCGGCGAGATCGGTCAGCAGAGTCACGGGGATTCGGTTGCGTGGAAGATCCGCGGAACCGGGGACCACCACGGTGTCGATCGGGGCGTGCTCGACCCGGCCGTCGACAGCGAGTCGACCCGTCGCGGTGGTCACGTCCGCGCCATCGGCAGAGCACACCGACCATCGATACCGCGCCCCCAGGTCGCGGGCGGTCGCGAACACTTCCAGTGGTCCGGTGACGTCGAGTTGCCGCACGCCGTTGTAGGCCAGGAACACGATGTGACGAACCTTGCGCGACATGCCGCAAGCCTATTCGTGTGGCCATAGCCGAATTCGAGGGATATCTATCCATACGGACATGACTCGGGTCTTCAGCCGCAACCGCAGATTATTTCGACAACGCCGACCAGGGCCCCGAATACCCGCTTCCGCCACAGATGCCGATGGACACTGTGGACACGCCCCAGCGGCGGGCGAACATCTGGAACAAACCGTAACCGAGCAATAGGCCCGTTCCGAAGTCGTGTCAGGGGTCACCGTGGACCTGAACGATCTTCTGTATCCAAGCGCTCTCCTCGAAACCGGAGAATGCGCAGCGAATCAGCTACCCGGCCATATCGACAAACAAGGGCGTGTGGTGCTCATCCGACGCCTCGTCCGCGAGGGGCTGCTCACCGAATGCCGCTCGGCCGATCCCGCGCGAGACACGGTTACGCCGATACTCGAGGACTTGGACCGCTGACCACGAGCAGTCCCACCATCGCAGGACATCGCGCTTCTCGATGCGGCTGACGTGGACAGGTCCACCGCGATCCGGGTCAGAACGGCGGTAGAGCGAGCGATGACACCCCGAGCGGTCCGGTGATGTCGAGCTGTCGCACGCCGTCGTAGGCAGGAAACAACGATGTGGCGAACCTCGCGAGATATACCGCGAGCCTATCGCGGAAAAATGGCCGAATCCGAGGGATACCTGTCCATACAGACATGGCTGCGACCTTCGGCCGCAACAAGACTCGATGACGAGAACACCGACACCAGGAGTCTTCATGAGCCACATCGCCGACATCGTCATCCCCGACAGCCGCCTGGCCGCCGCCGCAACCGAACTGGTTCGCGACGCCACCGACGATCTGCTGTTCGACCATTCCCGCCGCGTCTACCTGTTCGGTGCCTGGCAGGGCGCCCGTCGCGGCCTCGAGTTCGATCCGGAGCTGCTCTACATCGGAGCGATGTTCCACGACCTCGGCCTGACCGACGAATACCGCACCTCCGACCGCAGATTCGAGATCGACGGCGCCGAGCAGGCCGCCGCGTTCCTGCGCGCACACGGCATTCCGGAGGAGTCGGTGCGGCTGGTGTGGGATGCCATCGCGCTGCACACCACACCGGAGATCCCGCACTGGATGCGACCGGAGATCGCGTTGGTCACCGCGGGTGTCGAACTCGATGTCCTCGGGATCGGCTACCGCGATCTGCCCGCCGACATTCGTGACGCCATAGTCGCCGCGCACCCGCGCCCGGACTTCAAGAAGCGAATTCTCGCCGCGTTCACGCACGGCATCGAGGATCGGCCGCAGACCACCTTCGGCAATGTCAAAGCCGACGTGCTCGCCCGATTCGTGCCCGGCTTCGAGCGAAC includes these proteins:
- the miaB gene encoding tRNA (N6-isopentenyl adenosine(37)-C2)-methylthiotransferase MiaB, whose translation is MGQVEGAVRSYEVRTFGCQMNVHDSERLSGLLEDAGYVQAAPGATADLVVFNTCAVRENADNKLYGTLGHLAPIKAERPGMQIAVGGCLAQKDRDTVVRKAPWVDVVFGTHNIGSLPVLLERARHNHEAQVEILESLEAFPSTLPAKRESAYAGWVSISVGCNNTCTFCIVPSLRGKEVDRRPGDVLAEVQALVDQGVLEVTLLGQNVNAYGASFADPEEQRDRGAFAKLLRAAGRIEGLERVRFTSPHPAEFTDDVIEAMAETPNICPQLHMPLQSGSDRVLKAMRRSYRKARYLGIIEKVRAAMPHAAITTDIIVGFPGETEEDFQETLDVVRQARFTSAYTFQYSKRPGTPAADMPDQLPKEVVQERYERLIALQEEVCLDANRELIGTEVELLVAEGAGKKNAATARMSGRARDGRLVHFRPPVTESGSAGTVRPGDIVTVDITGAAPHYLIADGPVRTHRRTRAGDAHERGVTPKTEPIGVGLGLPRIGAPASEPAAAGCSTGCGA
- a CDS encoding Rv2732c family membrane protein, producing MNSVESSKDFEQFRDDLDAVERRVAGEIDPGVRAMVVAGAVFVLLVSLVLPHAGTARGFDVLLDTSAASFEHIGLPSRIFVWFVVIFSIGFSLLALMTRRWALAWIAVAGSAIAGAFGVFAIWHRQTPGVGGPGGANYYGAGPGIGLILGALAAIVLTFHWVRVVWSRTALQLAAEEQRRIAAAAAEERDRRRLMGE
- a CDS encoding TrmH family RNA methyltransferase — its product is MTRRVSTRNASVQVWQAYLNNRTKRHRDSRFLVQGVRPITQAIANDWPLETMLYRLGAPELSSWARELLDTSGVPQVGLVPELMAELGEKATGIPELVAVAVSRQPELDTFEPGEPGATAPPVVVVFDRPNSPGNLGTLIRSADAFGASGVIVTGHGADQYDPQAVRASTGSLFAMPVYRAAGAGQVLEFRDRQVQRGIPTRIVGTDEDGASAVFDHDFTEATILVIGNETSGMSAAWQDACDHMVYIPMGGTASSLGAPSAAAATLYEISRQRRTFVR
- a CDS encoding HD domain-containing protein → MSHIADIVIPDSRLAAAATELVRDATDDLLFDHSRRVYLFGAWQGARRGLEFDPELLYIGAMFHDLGLTDEYRTSDRRFEIDGAEQAAAFLRAHGIPEESVRLVWDAIALHTTPEIPHWMRPEIALVTAGVELDVLGIGYRDLPADIRDAIVAAHPRPDFKKRILAAFTHGIEDRPQTTFGNVKADVLARFVPGFERTDFVEVIEGSSWPE
- a CDS encoding GlxA family transcriptional regulator, which codes for MSRKVRHIVFLAYNGVRQLDVTGPLEVFATARDLGARYRWSVCSADGADVTTATGRLAVDGRVEHAPIDTVVVPGSADLPRNRIPVTLLTDLAALAPRVRRVASVCTGAFALAEAGMLDGRRATTHWRHAATLAHRYRAVRVEPDAIHVRDGHVLTSAGVTAGIDLALAMVEEDTGAALAREVARDLVVFMQRPGGQSQFSAVLRTPAVRHDPLRAVVDAIAVDAAADHSAPALAARAGLSIRHLTRLFHDQLGTTPAAYVESVRVEAAQALLAEGATVTDTALRTGFGSDESLRRAFGRRLGITPSAYRARFRTTANGTAETDTHHA
- the miaA gene encoding tRNA (adenosine(37)-N6)-dimethylallyltransferase MiaA — protein: MTITPIAVVGPTATGKSDLGLDLAERLCGEIVNIDAMQLYRGMDVGTAKLAPGERRGIPHHQLDVLDVTETATVAAYQAAAIADVTAIIARGHTPVIVGGSMMYVQALLDDWEFPATDPQVRARWEILLAEQGLVAVHEALRAADPAAAATILPTDGRRMVRALEVVELTGRPFAASAPAIGEPRWGTVIIGVDRDTAELDSRIERRTALMFESGLVEEVRGLIDVGLRDGVTARRAIGYAQVLSYLDNEYDLNHAQERTLIGTRRYVRRQRSWFRRDPRVHWVDGADPELVATALSLLPAQRLDNTERTPQ
- a CDS encoding DUF349 domain-containing protein, which encodes MTDSNGTAKATPGTTPRPSDVPKPGAPKPGAAQAHPKPHAIKPAPGEHPHPVVVPTTSDPSVWGRVDEDGTAWVKTADGERIVGSWQAGDAAEGLAHFGRRFDDLATEVALLEARLAAGADARKTKAAAITIAESMSTAAVIGDIDSLSRRLAAIAEHSEEAAAHAKEEKEKARHEHTERKEVLCAEAEKIATESTQWKAAGDRLREILDEWKSIRGVDRKVDDALWKRYSKAREAFNRRRGAHFAELDRERSAAKTRKEELCVRAEELSGSTDWVGTAGVFRDLLADWKAAGRAPREADEALWRRFKSAQDVFFAARNAAVNERDAEFEHNAIAKEELLHAYEHIDPANGLDTARNALRELQDKWDALGKVPRERIQELEGKLRAIEKRVRDAVDAQWRRTDPEAMARAAQFRERVAQFEEQAAKATAAGNKRDAEKASEQAKQWREWADAAEGAVSNL